The genomic region TGATTTTGGATGGGGAGAGTTAGCTCTTTTCGGAACGACGATGCCTGTTGAGCATTTTGTAGGAGCGCTTATTTTTATTATTGCATCCACTACGGATTGGGTGGACGGCTATTATGCACGGAAATACGATATGGTAACGAATTTAGGGAAGTTTTTAGATCCGTTAGCGGACAAGCTATTAGTGTCAGCAGCACTTATCATTCTAGTTGATTTGAATATGGCCCCATCGTGGATTGTCATTTTAATTATTTCTAGGGAGTTTGCTGTAACAGGGTTACGCCTTGTGTTAGCTGGGTCCGGTGAAGTTGTAGCTGCTAAAATGTTAGGGAAAATCAAAATGTGGACACAAATTGTCGCGATATCAGCTCTACTTCTTCACAATGTGATTTTTGAAAGTATTTCATTTCCGTTTGCAACTATCGCCCTATGGGTTGCCTTATTCTTTACATTGTGGTCAGGTTGGGATTATTTTGTGAAAAATCGTGAAATATTCAGAAATTCAAAATAGGTTTTTAAGGAGGGGAGTCTAATGCGTGCAGAGATCATCGCTATTGGCTCTGAACTATTACTCGGACAGATTGTGAATACGAATGCCAAGTTTTTATCTCAACATTTAGCAGAAATGGGGATTCCGGTTTATTACCACACAGTCGTAGGGGATAATGCTGATCGATTGAAACAAGCGATAGAAATAGCTGAATCACGCTCTTCCTTAATCATCTTTACGGGTGGATTAGGCCCAACGAAAGATGATTTGACGAAAGACACGATTGCTAAGCATATTGGAGTAGAGCTCGAATTACATGAACAGGCAATGAACATGATTGAGAAGTACTTTCAAAAAGCAAATCGAACGATGACAGAGAATAACCGAAAACAAGCCATGGT from Bacillus spongiae harbors:
- the pgsA gene encoding CDP-diacylglycerol--glycerol-3-phosphate 3-phosphatidyltransferase codes for the protein MNVPNKITISRIFLIPIFVVMMLVDFGWGELALFGTTMPVEHFVGALIFIIASTTDWVDGYYARKYDMVTNLGKFLDPLADKLLVSAALIILVDLNMAPSWIVILIISREFAVTGLRLVLAGSGEVVAAKMLGKIKMWTQIVAISALLLHNVIFESISFPFATIALWVALFFTLWSGWDYFVKNREIFRNSK